The Brassica napus cultivar Da-Ae chromosome C7, Da-Ae, whole genome shotgun sequence genome has a segment encoding these proteins:
- the LOC125590608 gene encoding uncharacterized mitochondrial protein AtMg00310-like, translated as MVLLKAVLSAMPSYTMTCFKLPKSLCKQIQSILTRFWWDLKPNIRKMCWVAWDNLTLPKNAGGLGVREIEVFNDALLAKIPWRLLRNPNSLLGQVLLNKYCKYENLLECLAPGNASHGWRGILAGREIIKRGVGWIVGDGRNIKVWEDNWLSTTEQRCPMGPAPENLQGLRVSDLISPLSAEWNSR; from the coding sequence ATGGTACTTCTGAAAGCGGTCCTCTCAGCTATGCCCTCCTATACCATGACATGCTTCAAGCTTCCCAAATCCCTTTGCAAACAAATTCAATCGATTCTCACTCGATTCTGGTGGGATCTCAAACCAAACATTCGGAAAATGTGTTGGGTTGCTTGGGATAACCTCACACTCCCAAAGAACGCAGGAGGTCTTGGGGTTAGGGAAATAGAGGTCTTTAACGATGCCTTGCTGGCAAAGATACCTTGGCGCCTTCTCCGCAACCCAAACTCTCTCCTCGGCCAAGTTCTTCTAAATAAATACTGCAAATATGAGAACCTGCTTGAGTGCTTAGCACCAGGAAATGCCTCTCATGGGTGGAGAGGAATCCTCGCGGGCAGAGAAATCATTAAGAGAGGAGTGGGATGGATCGTTGGTGATGGTCGAAATATAAAGGTATGGGAAGATAACTGGCTGTCCACCACAGAGCAACGCTGCCCAATGGGACCAGCTCCAGAAAACCTCCAGGGTCTAAGAGTCTCGGACCTGATCTCTCCACTTTCTGCTGAGTGGAACTCCCGTTAG